Within Acidobacteriota bacterium, the genomic segment CGACCGGCCGGGATCTCGAGAGTCATGGGTGTCGGAACCGGCGCTTCGAGGACATCCCGTCCGGAATCGAGATCGGTGATCGACTCGACCGTGGCCCATGGAAAGGAATCGACTGCAAGCGTCGAGACCGATGCCGCGACCGGGCTTCGACCCGGCTCGGCGACCTCCGGCTCGCTTCGCGACGCGATGAACCACCCGAGCCCGGCAATCAGAAGAATCACCGCAGCCAGGCCGATCCACTTCCACGGAATCGCAGACTCTCCATCGCCGCGAGTGGCATGGACCGGACGGTCCAGCGTGGCGCTCTCGAAGCCTTCTCCTCGCTGGTCTGCGATGGTCGGCGGCGCAGACGAGCCCTTCGTTTCCTGGGTCACCGTGACGTCGGTAACGTCGGCGACTTCCCGTTGAATCGTCTGATCGCCACCGACCACCTCACCCGGTTCGTCGAACAGATCGGGCACCTCGGTCGCCGCCATCGTCTCGGCCGTCATCGGCTCCTGATCGTCGTCGCGGATGGAAAGCGACCGGATCGTATCGAGCGTCTGCGACAACTCCTCGTCCGCACTCGGAAGATCCGGAAGCACAGACTGAAGCGCCTTGAGGAACTGGCTTGCGGTGGAAAACCGCTTTTCCCGATCCTTCTCGAGTCCCCTGAAGATCACAGCCTCGAGCTCGCCCAGATTCACGAGTTCCGGATTTTTCGATTCCAGCGGGTCCGGATCGGCTGTCGAATGCAGAACGACGAACTGGTGAGGGGTCTGGGCGTCGAACGGCGGAACTCCGGTGAGCATCTGATAGAGCACGATCGCGTAGGAGTAGAGGTCGGCGCGCCCATCGATGACTTCTCCGCTCTTCAGAAGCCCGAGGTGCTCGGGCGAACAATAGCGCCACTTCCCGACGAACATCCCCGTCTTGGTTTTCTCGTCGGTCGTATCGTCCCACTGCTTGGCGATTCCGAGGTCGATGATCTTGACGAGCTCGTCGCCATCCTCGTCGCGTGTGACCATCATATTTTCCGGACTGATGTCGCGGTGGACGACCCCGGCCTTGTGCACCGCGTTGAGCCCGGCCAGTGCCTGAATCGAGAGCCGCACTGCATGCGAGGGAGCGAGAGTCTTGCGCGCGCGGATCAGATCGGAAAACGTAATTCCCTCGATGTACTCCCAGACCATGTAGAACGAGCCGTCACTGAGCTCGGAGAAATCGAACAGCGACGCGACATTCGGGTGGTTGATCTTGGTCGCCAGCCGTGCCTCGCGGACAAAGCGCCACTGGGTCTTTTCGTCGGCCGAAATGCTCGGCCGCATCAGCTTGATCACGCGCGGAGTATTGAGGTGAAGGTGGAGTACCTTGTAGACCTCGCCCATTCCGCCGATTCCAAGCCGGGAGAGGATCTTGTACTTGCCGTCGATCGGCTCTTCGATGTATTTCCGGAGAAAGTCGGTGATCGGCTCTCCGCAGTATGGACATGCCTTGAATTCGGGGTCGGTCGCCGATCGGCAATTGATGCAGAAGAAGGCCACTCAGCGAGCCTCCTCATGGACCGAAGCGTCCGACAGGTGCGGCGCGATCACAGCCCGTCTCGAGGACGCCTGGATCAGGTCGAGGATCCGCTGAGACGCGCTGACCAGCCGGAGTGGAACTCCGCGCATTGAGGCCACTCTGACGGCCTGCGCGAGGCTCTCGAGCCCACCGTCATCGATTCCGACGACATATCCGAGGTCGATCGTCAGCCGGGTCACGCCGGAGTCGAGCTGATCGAGCTCTCGTTCGAAGACCGGGGCGTTCTTGCCGCCGAGAAAGCCGATGATCTCGATCCTCCTCGAGCCACCCGATCCCTGGCTCACCCGGCAGCTCATTCCGAGATTCGAGCCCCCCTCGGGGATGCGATGGCTCGCGGACGAGCTCGCGTCGAAGTCGAGTAGTGTGCCGCAGATGTCGATCACATCTCCGGCGACCAGCCGTCGGTTTTCTCCCTCGCCCAGCTTCTTCCCGTTCACGGCGACGGGATTCACGCGGGAGAGCCGCTTCAGATAGAACGCCCCTGCCCGGCGGAAGACGGTGCAGTGATGGCGCGAGATGTCGGGTGCATCGAGCTCGATGTCGGCGTCGTGACTCCGTCCGATCATTGTGGTCATGCCGAGCGAGAACTCCCGTTCCGAGCCGTCCTCCAGGCGCAGTCGAAGCGATGCCATCGGATTCTCCGCCGTATTTTCCGCCATCGTCGGACGGGCATCCCGTCCTCGGGGAATCTCGGACTGAACGGTCGTATCGTGAGTGGCCTCGATGTTTTCTTCGGTCGTCTCCCCGCTCTGCGGTTGCGGCAGCACCGTCAGCTTGAACGAGGCGATCTCGAGCTCGACCGGCCCTTCGATTCGAGCGGATGTGATCGCCCGACCGTTCATCATCGTTCCTTTCGCACTCTGGTTGATTGCGGTCACCGATCCGTCATCGTTGACCTTGAGCACGACATGGCTCGCCGAAACTGCCGCGTCATCGAGAACGACGTCGTTGGTTTCGCTTCGTCCGATCGAGACGAAGGGGCCGTCGACAATCCGGTCCCCGAGTATGCTCGACCCCCGTTCGATGATGATTCTGAACACGCCGGTTCATTATCCCGCCTCAGGCCGGACACCGCAAAGAGAATCTTGCCATAAACAGTGGAGTTGGATAAATTGTGCTCCGCATGCGCGGCTGGCTGATCGTTTCGCTCGTCCTCATGGCTGCTGGCTCGGCGGCCGACGTGGTTCAGGATGCAGGAGGGAATTCCTGTCTGGCCTACGAGTATCCGATCCAGGTGTGGAGCTCCGAGACACGGCGCTACAACGAGGTCTTCGGCCTCAACCGGTTCGCCCGCCAGGAACAGTGCGAACAGGCCCGGCTCGCCGAACAGGCCGCGAGCGATGCGATCATCGGTTACGTCCTCCGAGCCGCCCCGAAAGCCCGCCTGCAGAAGTGGAACTTTCTCGAGTGCCGATGCGATCGTACACGTGACGCCTCCAGTCCCGTCTTTCTCGATGAGAGACGCCGCGAGGCCTTCGTGAAGATTTACGAAGCGGGCCGTTACGACATCTGGGAGGAAGCGCTCGACAAGAGGTTGAGCGAGCAGAACGAGATCGCCCGCCAGTTCCACGCGACTCGCCGCGACTCGCTTCCCTCCGGGGCGTGGCCGCTCGTGGTCGCCGTTCCCGAAGAGTCGGAGGAACGCCTGCTCAACCCGACGGCCACTCGTCTCAAGCCGACGTCCGTTCAGGTCACCGCGGCCACAGGGCCGGTTCTGGATCACCTGCAACTGGTGGAAGTCGACTTCGGAGATCTCGACCAGCCCTACACGATCGAAACGATCGACGGAACCGAACGAACATCCATCGCTTTCATCGAGCGACAGATCGAACGGGTTCAGTCGCTGCTTCCTCGGACTTTCGAGATCACCGACGAAGCCGTCCGGGACGAGCTGATCGAGGTGTTTCAGCAGCGGCTCCAGCTGCTCTCGAACCTCGATCGGATCATCGGATCCGCACCGTCTTCCAGCGCGCTCGTTCTCGAGGCGACCTCGGCAGCCTCCCCCGCGGACGACGAGGCTCTCATACGATCATTTTTCGGACCGGAAGTCAGCGAGCACTGGACTCCTCCGAATCTCGAAGATGCACTCGTCGAATTGCCGACGCGCGTTGCAGATGATCCGCTGGCGGTGCTCAGAAGCACCGATACGGTCGATCCGAGCATACGAGGTCTCGCCCTGTACGCCTATCTGATGCGAACTCCGTCGCTGACGGAGAACGAGGAGATCTGGATGGCATCGCTCCTCGACGCAACCGTGAGGGAAAACTGATGATTCGTCAGACCGCCTTCGCCCTTTCTTTTCTTCTCTTCTCCTTCGCCGCGGCCTCTCAGGAGGTGGAACCGGATCGCGCAGAGATCGCCGTCGAGCTCGAAGGGACGAATTTGCCAGCGGGAATCACGCCCGCGGTTCGTGAGGAGTTCGTGCGGGCCGCGCGCTTTGCGAGCCGCTACTACGATCTCGGCGACCTGAACTCCGCTTTTCAGCAGCTGCAACAGGCCAATGCCGCGTTTCCCGACCACCCTGCGATTCTCCACAATCTCGCCGTCGTTCTGACGCGCCTCGGTCGCTACGCGGAAGCGCAGGAGCAGGTCGACGCCTATCTCCGCCTCTATCCCAATGGCCCCGAAGCCGATCGGATCCGATCGCTCCAGATCGACCTCGATTTTCAGCGGGACCTTCAACAGCGAGCACAGCAAACGCAGAATTATGTCGAGCTTTTCAACCGGGCATCGTTCGCATTCGAACAGGGAAACTTCCAGGAAGCTCTCGAGCAATTTCGACAGGCCGAACAGCGAAACCCCACCGATGCAGCTGCCGTTTACAATCAGGCCATCGCGCTCGAGGCGCTCGGCGACTATGCCGGTGCGACCGAGAGGTTGCGGCGCTATCTCGCCCTGGAAAACGACCCGAACGTCAAGGCCGAGGCCGATCGGCGCATCTTCGATCTCGAACGGGAAATCACTGACCGTCGGACCGCGCTCGTCTGCGCTTTCTGCGGCTGGAAGCTCGGGGCCGGCCAGTACTGGTGCCCCCATTGCTGGCGCGGGCCCTACCTCGCGGATTCGCCGAGAATGAACACGCGGCCCTGCGGATCCGGCGCGAGCGCCACACGCTCGAGCTTTTATGCCGATGGCCGCGTTGCTCTCAACGAGGAGCTCTCCTGCCTGTTCGACGGCGCCAACTATCACGAAGCCCTCCGCTATTCACGCACGAAGCAGCTCGCGATCCAGAATGAACGGAAAAAAGAGGGGTGGACGTACGACGGCGACGTCATCGCATCGTATGAGAAACGCGGCGACACGATCGATCTCGTTCAGGGCGACTATCTCCGTGCGCTCCGCTCGCCGTCGACAGGCGCCGTGCTCCACTTCGATGCCGAGCGCGTCGATCAGGTGTGGCTTCTCAAAGAAGAAGACCTCCTGATCGAAGACGACATCTACCGAAAGCGCTACACCTACGATGACCGGGGAAGAATCGCGACCGAGAGCGTCTCATACCGCGCCACCGGAGAGTGC encodes:
- a CDS encoding protein kinase, which gives rise to MAFFCINCRSATDPEFKACPYCGEPITDFLRKYIEEPIDGKYKILSRLGIGGMGEVYKVLHLHLNTPRVIKLMRPSISADEKTQWRFVREARLATKINHPNVASLFDFSELSDGSFYMVWEYIEGITFSDLIRARKTLAPSHAVRLSIQALAGLNAVHKAGVVHRDISPENMMVTRDEDGDELVKIIDLGIAKQWDDTTDEKTKTGMFVGKWRYCSPEHLGLLKSGEVIDGRADLYSYAIVLYQMLTGVPPFDAQTPHQFVVLHSTADPDPLESKNPELVNLGELEAVIFRGLEKDREKRFSTASQFLKALQSVLPDLPSADEELSQTLDTIRSLSIRDDDQEPMTAETMAATEVPDLFDEPGEVVGGDQTIQREVADVTDVTVTQETKGSSAPPTIADQRGEGFESATLDRPVHATRGDGESAIPWKWIGLAAVILLIAGLGWFIASRSEPEVAEPGRSPVAASVSTLAVDSFPWATVESITDLDSGRDVLEAPVPTPMTLEIPAGRYEIAVRSGRSNDVARQTSIVEPGDREEVHFDLAPDEAPLPEFRSASR
- a CDS encoding FHA domain-containing protein, which gives rise to MFRIIIERGSSILGDRIVDGPFVSIGRSETNDVVLDDAAVSASHVVLKVNDDGSVTAINQSAKGTMMNGRAITSARIEGPVELEIASFKLTVLPQPQSGETTEENIEATHDTTVQSEIPRGRDARPTMAENTAENPMASLRLRLEDGSEREFSLGMTTMIGRSHDADIELDAPDISRHHCTVFRRAGAFYLKRLSRVNPVAVNGKKLGEGENRRLVAGDVIDICGTLLDFDASSSASHRIPEGGSNLGMSCRVSQGSGGSRRIEIIGFLGGKNAPVFERELDQLDSGVTRLTIDLGYVVGIDDGGLESLAQAVRVASMRGVPLRLVSASQRILDLIQASSRRAVIAPHLSDASVHEEAR
- a CDS encoding tetratricopeptide repeat protein, whose translation is MIRQTAFALSFLLFSFAAASQEVEPDRAEIAVELEGTNLPAGITPAVREEFVRAARFASRYYDLGDLNSAFQQLQQANAAFPDHPAILHNLAVVLTRLGRYAEAQEQVDAYLRLYPNGPEADRIRSLQIDLDFQRDLQQRAQQTQNYVELFNRASFAFEQGNFQEALEQFRQAEQRNPTDAAAVYNQAIALEALGDYAGATERLRRYLALENDPNVKAEADRRIFDLEREITDRRTALVCAFCGWKLGAGQYWCPHCWRGPYLADSPRMNTRPCGSGASATRSSFYADGRVALNEELSCLFDGANYHEALRYSRTKQLAIQNERKKEGWTYDGDVIASYEKRGDTIDLVQGDYLRALRSPSTGAVLHFDAERVDQVWLLKEEDLLIEDDIYRKRYTYDDRGRIATESVSYRATGECGHIIHAQATYQYEGDLLVSISFSGGNDGFNFEGLPKTTWTASLIFRRDDKGRITSEVFDVDKYEKVVTQKPERQIDMVFDRSYPGWRRNRPIDLRSRGDYCGIIGSKLIGNLIDLRPFYSVSPSIATQLGFGVTRIETSYTYPSSFELP